The following proteins come from a genomic window of Actinomarinicola tropica:
- a CDS encoding crotonase/enoyl-CoA hydratase family protein yields the protein MIDVEVRGHTALITINRPEARNAVNAAVASGIEEAIDRVEGDDDIWISVLAGAGPVFCAGADLKEIASGNAGGLNTSRGGFAGIVSRERTKPVIAAVDGPALAGGTEIVLACDLVVASRSARFGVPEVKRSLVAAAGGLFRLAQKLPQNVATELVLTGDPIEAERAHHFGLVNVLCDDGSALDTAMELAGRIEANAPLAVRESLGVMKESRGADDATGFRLSGEAFARLVNTEDYAEGPRAFIEKRAPEWKGR from the coding sequence ATGATCGACGTCGAGGTGCGCGGCCACACCGCGCTCATCACCATCAACCGTCCCGAGGCCCGCAACGCGGTCAACGCCGCCGTCGCATCAGGCATCGAGGAGGCGATCGACCGCGTCGAGGGCGACGACGACATCTGGATCTCCGTCCTCGCCGGCGCGGGACCGGTCTTCTGCGCCGGCGCCGACCTGAAGGAGATCGCGAGCGGCAACGCCGGCGGGCTCAACACGTCGCGAGGCGGCTTCGCCGGGATCGTGAGCCGCGAGCGGACCAAGCCGGTGATCGCCGCCGTCGACGGTCCCGCCCTCGCCGGCGGCACCGAGATCGTGCTCGCCTGCGACCTCGTCGTCGCCTCCCGCTCGGCCCGCTTCGGCGTGCCCGAGGTGAAGCGTTCGCTCGTCGCCGCCGCAGGCGGCCTCTTCCGGTTGGCCCAGAAGCTGCCCCAGAACGTGGCCACCGAGCTGGTGCTCACCGGTGACCCCATCGAGGCCGAGCGCGCCCACCACTTCGGGCTGGTCAACGTCCTCTGCGACGACGGATCCGCGCTCGACACCGCGATGGAGCTCGCCGGCCGCATCGAGGCCAACGCGCCGCTCGCGGTGCGCGAGAGCCTCGGCGTGATGAAGGAGAGCCGCGGCGCCGACGACGCCACCGGCTTCCGGCTCTCGGGAGAGGCCTTCGCCCGCCTCGTGAACACCGAGGACTACGCCGAAGGTCCGCGGGCCTTCATCGAGAAGCGAGCCCCGGAGTGGAAGGGCCGGTAG
- a CDS encoding NUDIX hydrolase, whose product MTTPTAVELCVGALVVDDGRLLLVRRGHGPAAGEWSVPGGRVEPGETLPEAVLRELAEETGVQGLCGDLAGWVERIDDDRHFVILDFWVTTLDPIEPVPGDDAAEAEWVGLSEVGERRLVDGLGQFLIDVGVLDRLL is encoded by the coding sequence GTGACGACGCCGACGGCGGTCGAGCTGTGCGTCGGCGCGCTCGTCGTCGACGACGGCCGGCTCCTGCTCGTCCGGCGGGGGCACGGCCCGGCAGCGGGGGAGTGGTCCGTGCCCGGGGGCCGGGTGGAGCCAGGGGAGACCCTCCCCGAGGCCGTCCTGCGGGAGCTGGCGGAGGAGACCGGCGTCCAGGGCCTGTGCGGCGACCTCGCCGGGTGGGTGGAGCGCATCGACGACGACCGCCACTTCGTCATCCTCGACTTCTGGGTGACGACGCTCGACCCGATCGAACCGGTGCCCGGCGACGACGCCGCCGAGGCCGAGTGGGTCGGTCTCTCCGAGGTCGGCGAGCGGCGACTCGTCGACGGCCTCGGTCAGTTCCTCATCGACGTCGGCGTGCTCGACCGGCTCCTTTGA
- a CDS encoding GNAT family N-acetyltransferase, with translation MESARPARPEDLPRIAELAAAVIEELTPMRGGEIWARQTARSLPVDGELASALDDPDQLLVVGEVDGTTIGYAAVRIERLRDGGALAVLDDLYVEPDARGVGVGEAMMDQVVEWATAQGCIGIDSVALPGNRATKNFFESFGLVARAIVVHRPLAPEVDTGEGPV, from the coding sequence GTGGAGTCCGCGCGCCCGGCACGCCCCGAGGACCTGCCCCGCATCGCCGAGCTAGCCGCAGCGGTCATCGAGGAGCTCACCCCGATGCGCGGCGGAGAGATCTGGGCGCGCCAGACGGCCCGGAGCCTGCCGGTCGACGGTGAGCTGGCCTCCGCTCTCGACGACCCGGACCAGCTCCTCGTCGTCGGCGAGGTCGACGGCACCACCATCGGCTACGCCGCGGTCCGCATCGAGCGGCTGCGCGACGGTGGTGCGCTCGCGGTCCTCGACGACCTCTACGTCGAGCCCGACGCCCGCGGGGTCGGGGTGGGCGAGGCGATGATGGACCAGGTCGTGGAGTGGGCGACGGCCCAGGGCTGCATCGGCATCGACTCGGTGGCCCTGCCGGGCAACCGTGCTACCAAGAACTTCTTCGAGAGCTTCGGCCTCGTCGCCCGTGCGATCGTCGTCCACCGACCGCTCGCACCCGAGGTCGACACCGGGGAGGGGCCGGTGTGA
- a CDS encoding DUF4193 family protein: protein MADDDLIEEEIDEEFDEDISDEEDLDEDLDDDLDDDLADGSDDTEDEDEEDEEEAVETAARRRPRKGDEEEDEDDDEELDPDDVEADLDAILKDRIAASDDEDEEDEEETVEVDTSSEGSSRIQPKRPGEFVCQSCFLVKHPSQLADADLMYCKDCV from the coding sequence ATGGCTGACGACGACCTGATCGAGGAAGAGATCGACGAGGAGTTCGACGAGGACATCTCCGACGAGGAGGACCTCGACGAAGACCTCGACGACGATCTCGACGACGACCTCGCCGACGGGTCCGACGACACCGAGGACGAGGACGAGGAGGACGAGGAGGAGGCCGTCGAGACGGCCGCCCGCCGTCGTCCCCGCAAGGGTGACGAGGAGGAGGACGAGGACGACGACGAGGAGCTCGATCCCGACGACGTCGAAGCCGACCTCGACGCCATCCTGAAGGACCGCATCGCGGCGTCCGACGACGAGGACGAGGAGGACGAGGAGGAGACCGTCGAGGTCGACACCAGCAGCGAGGGGTCCAGCCGGATCCAGCCGAAGCGTCCCGGCGAGTTCGTCTGCCAGTCCTGCTTCCTCGTGAAGCACCCGAGCCAGCTCGCCGACGCCGACCTCATGTACTGCAAGGACTGCGTCTGA
- a CDS encoding FAD-dependent thymidylate synthase, translated as MTVYVAEEFSPAESDILRRYFTNLDGPVFALVNLPEVVKGALFARYSRSPKSLRRLFLDEFVGDLDIEGDQTIDATVGLRRAEELYDRVFLEYGDDSVAQLGGVHLACEQASNVLTKVLEWGRLMSYLEQSTRYISYDTRIGGRYRFHRDPAVLSSHLGTRFVGDMDRMFDTYAGLLPVVQDWFRREIPKDPGDSDLVYRQAVRAKAFDALRGILPAASLSNVGIYGTGQGYEQLLLRMRAHPLPEARTYADLMLYELRKVIPSFLKRVDLADRGGAWSTYLSTTRDDLSTLAARLLEPGGSGDAAPHDAEPVVTLVDHDPDAEVKLVASMLYAASDRPESELLELVRAMSIDDRLAVMRAYEGQRGNRRHKPGRALERVGYRFDVLADYGAFRDLQRHRMLTIEWQQLSPAHGYTRPAAVDAAGGAAAFDEAMERSAALHAAMVEPFPHQAPYAVALAYRIRFAMQFNAREAMHLLELRTTPQGHPAYRAVAQQMHRLIAEQAGHRAIAEMMRFVDHSGEADLERLDAARREERRRHGS; from the coding sequence GTGACCGTCTACGTCGCCGAGGAGTTCTCGCCCGCGGAGTCCGACATCCTTCGTCGGTACTTCACGAACCTCGACGGACCGGTCTTCGCCCTGGTCAACCTGCCCGAGGTCGTGAAGGGCGCACTGTTCGCCCGGTACTCGCGCTCCCCGAAGTCGCTGCGCCGGCTGTTCCTCGACGAGTTCGTCGGCGACCTCGACATCGAGGGCGACCAGACGATCGACGCCACCGTGGGGCTCCGCCGGGCCGAGGAGCTCTACGACCGCGTCTTCCTCGAGTACGGCGACGACTCGGTGGCCCAGCTCGGGGGGGTGCACCTCGCCTGCGAACAGGCGTCGAACGTGCTGACCAAGGTGCTCGAGTGGGGGCGGCTCATGTCCTACCTCGAGCAGTCCACCCGCTACATCTCCTACGACACCCGCATCGGCGGTCGGTACCGCTTCCACCGCGACCCTGCGGTGCTCTCCTCGCACCTCGGCACCCGCTTCGTCGGCGACATGGACCGGATGTTCGACACCTACGCCGGTCTCCTGCCGGTCGTCCAGGACTGGTTCCGGCGGGAGATCCCGAAGGACCCCGGCGACTCCGACCTCGTCTACCGCCAGGCCGTGCGGGCCAAGGCCTTCGACGCGCTCCGGGGAATCCTCCCCGCGGCGTCGCTCTCGAACGTCGGCATCTACGGCACCGGCCAGGGCTACGAGCAGCTGCTGCTGCGCATGCGCGCCCACCCGCTCCCCGAGGCCCGGACCTACGCCGACCTGATGCTCTACGAGCTGCGCAAGGTCATCCCGTCCTTCCTCAAGCGGGTCGACCTCGCCGACCGGGGCGGGGCGTGGAGCACCTACCTCTCCACCACCCGCGACGACCTCTCCACGCTCGCCGCCCGGCTCCTCGAACCCGGGGGATCGGGCGACGCCGCCCCCCACGACGCCGAACCGGTGGTCACGCTCGTCGACCACGACCCCGACGCCGAGGTCAAGTTGGTGGCGAGCATGCTGTACGCGGCGTCCGACCGGCCCGAGAGCGAGCTGCTGGAGCTGGTGCGCGCCATGTCGATCGACGATCGGCTGGCGGTCATGCGGGCCTACGAGGGGCAACGGGGGAACCGACGTCACAAGCCGGGACGTGCGCTCGAGCGCGTCGGCTACCGCTTCGACGTCCTCGCCGACTACGGCGCGTTCCGCGACCTCCAGCGTCACCGGATGCTCACGATCGAGTGGCAGCAGCTGAGCCCGGCCCACGGGTACACCCGCCCGGCTGCGGTCGACGCCGCCGGTGGCGCCGCGGCGTTCGACGAGGCGATGGAGCGCTCGGCAGCCCTCCACGCCGCGATGGTCGAGCCGTTCCCGCACCAGGCCCCCTACGCCGTCGCCCTCGCGTACCGCATCCGCTTCGCCATGCAGTTCAACGCCCGGGAGGCGATGCACCTCCTCGAGCTGCGCACCACGCCCCAGGGCCACCCCGCGTACCGGGCGGTCGCCCAGCAGATGCACCGGCTCATCGCCGAGCAGGCCGGGCACCGCGCCATCGCGGAGATGATGCGCTTCGTCGACCACTCCGGCGAGGCCGATCTCGAGCGGCTGGACGCCGCTCGACGCGAGGAGCGACGTCGGCACGGTTCGTGA
- a CDS encoding M20 family metallopeptidase codes for MDLTSLKHRVAEDVRSRADVLLDVSHQIHERPELNFEERHAHDVLCAALDVGGLDVEPHAYGLDTAFAARAGDGDGPLVAVICEYDALPEIGHACGHNIIAAAGLGAGLAAAALAEELGGRIVVLGTPAEEGGGGKVLMGRQGAFDDVAAAMMIHPADADLTAMDTIAIHQLEVSYDGREAHAAAHPELGLNALDAAVLGYVNVAALRQHIGPDERIHGIITDGGAKPNIVPAHAAAHWYVRSPSLATLEPLKERVSACLSAGAAAAGCTMHAHWNDPPYADMLDNDPVVEAFRANAAQVGRDHRRPDPRARVVGSTDMGNVSYLTPSIHPMIRVAPPGVSIHTAAFTRHAAGAEGDAAVIDGAIAMAATVLDLWADEDLRRRAADDLRRATEGDHPPVL; via the coding sequence ATGGACCTCACGTCGCTGAAGCACCGCGTCGCCGAGGACGTGCGCTCGCGCGCCGACGTCCTGCTCGACGTCTCCCACCAGATCCACGAGCGACCCGAGCTGAACTTCGAGGAGCGCCACGCCCACGACGTCCTGTGTGCCGCGCTCGACGTCGGCGGGCTCGACGTGGAGCCCCACGCCTACGGCCTCGACACCGCGTTCGCGGCGCGCGCCGGCGACGGCGACGGCCCGCTCGTCGCCGTCATCTGCGAGTACGACGCGCTGCCCGAGATCGGCCACGCCTGCGGCCACAACATCATCGCCGCCGCGGGCCTCGGGGCCGGGTTGGCCGCCGCGGCCCTCGCCGAGGAGCTCGGCGGGCGGATCGTCGTGCTCGGCACCCCGGCCGAGGAGGGCGGCGGCGGCAAGGTGCTCATGGGGCGCCAGGGGGCCTTCGACGACGTGGCGGCGGCCATGATGATCCACCCCGCGGACGCCGACCTCACCGCCATGGACACGATCGCGATCCACCAGCTCGAGGTCAGCTACGACGGGCGCGAGGCCCACGCGGCCGCGCACCCCGAGCTCGGCCTCAACGCCCTCGACGCCGCGGTGCTCGGCTACGTCAACGTCGCCGCGCTCCGCCAGCACATCGGTCCCGACGAGCGGATCCACGGCATCATCACCGACGGCGGGGCCAAGCCGAACATCGTACCGGCCCACGCCGCCGCGCACTGGTACGTGCGCTCGCCGAGCCTCGCGACGCTCGAGCCGCTGAAGGAGCGGGTGAGCGCCTGCCTGAGCGCCGGGGCCGCGGCCGCCGGCTGCACGATGCACGCCCACTGGAACGACCCGCCGTACGCCGACATGCTCGACAACGACCCCGTCGTCGAGGCCTTCCGGGCCAACGCGGCGCAGGTCGGCCGGGACCACCGGCGTCCCGACCCGCGGGCCCGCGTCGTCGGCAGCACCGACATGGGCAACGTCAGCTACCTGACGCCCTCGATCCACCCGATGATCCGCGTGGCTCCACCGGGCGTCTCGATCCACACCGCGGCGTTCACGCGCCACGCTGCCGGAGCCGAGGGCGACGCGGCGGTGATCGACGGTGCGATCGCCATGGCGGCGACCGTCCTCGACCTCTGGGCCGACGAGGACCTGCGGCGCCGGGCGGCCGACGACCTCCGTCGGGCCACGGAGGGTGACCACCCCCCGGTCCTCTGA
- a CDS encoding diacylglycerol/lipid kinase family protein, whose product MPIRKGEDWGTEAPLPDDAVEVRSDAEARAIVTAALRAGEPPPPLALLGGDLARAVGSTGDPARLRRGTTRHLPLDVGQVDVDGARHWFVAHLVVRRRLWQGRFSAVMNTEYLGDWKLAPRAHPGDGLLDVLDGRLSLDDRLKARSRVGRGEHLPHPGIDVRRVPDLDVTLARPTTVRLDGESVGVGRVLSVRVLPDAVVGII is encoded by the coding sequence GTGCCGATCCGCAAGGGTGAGGACTGGGGGACCGAGGCCCCGCTCCCCGACGACGCCGTCGAGGTGCGCAGCGACGCCGAGGCTCGCGCGATCGTGACGGCTGCGCTGCGCGCCGGCGAGCCGCCGCCTCCCCTCGCCCTGCTCGGTGGCGACCTGGCACGCGCCGTCGGGTCCACCGGCGACCCGGCCCGCCTGCGGCGCGGCACCACTCGGCACCTGCCCCTCGACGTGGGCCAGGTCGACGTCGACGGTGCGCGCCACTGGTTCGTCGCCCACCTGGTCGTGCGACGGCGGCTGTGGCAGGGCCGCTTCTCGGCGGTGATGAACACCGAGTACCTGGGTGACTGGAAGCTCGCCCCCCGCGCCCACCCTGGCGACGGCCTCCTCGACGTCCTCGACGGCCGCCTCTCGCTCGACGACCGCCTCAAGGCCCGGTCGCGGGTCGGGCGGGGCGAGCACCTGCCCCACCCCGGGATCGACGTCCGCCGGGTCCCGGACCTCGACGTCACCCTGGCGCGACCCACCACGGTCCGCCTCGACGGCGAGTCGGTCGGTGTCGGGCGGGTGCTCTCCGTCAGGGTCCTGCCCGACGCCGTCGTCGGGATCATCTGA
- a CDS encoding DEAD/DEAH box helicase, with the protein MTARDRRRHFESQVGFPLDPFQVQALDAVDAGRSVLVAAPTGSGKTVVGEYAVDVALDEGRRVFYTTPIKALSNQKYNDLVARLGADRVGLLTGDNSINGSAPVVVMTTEVLRNMIYARSSALDLLRWVVLDEVHYLQDEYRGPVWEEVIIHAPADVRLVCLSATVSNAPELAEWIETVRGPTDVVVETTRPVELVNHFLVGDRQSDRMHMIDMLPGGRPNPEGRRFDADLGRGPRGSKGRGRRRWYTPRRVEVIEMLAERNLLPAITFIFSRAACDDAVKAVLDSGMRLTTAEERERIREIVDEHLASMDDADLALLGYDRWLAGLEAGVAAHHAGMVPPFKEAVEAIFVEGLAKAIFATETLALGINMPARSVVIEKLTKFGGERHEMLTPGQYTQLTGRAGRRGIDRIGHAIVLWSPFVTFDEVAGLASSRSFELTSAFRPTYNMAANLVRRYDADQAVELLEQSFAQFRADRHVVRLGRRIEQRREALADAAATATCELGDVGEYRELQRQAQSVRSGPDGGERARALAALRPGEVIDVERGSAAGPAVVISVSERRGGAVKVRALGGPRHVLSLGPDDVSGFPQVLGRIELPTPFAPNNRAFLTEVRRRLRDADLAPAARRRNRRRGGERIGHPVEGCPDLEVHLRAQRQVERLERELRDLERVRRSRTASLSATFERILELLEDWDHLAGWELTEAGQVLARIYHESDLLVAESIRQGELDGLDPPTLAGVVATFTYEHRSAQPPPEPWFPPGPMAERIDRIDAIARSLNRDEMASGLPLTRRPDPGFSALAHAWASGDELDDVLSEETVSGGDFVRNVKQLIDLLRQIGSVAPLASTAAAARAASDALLRGVVVASSAVGTGADDDEPVEDLEEPDPGADPQG; encoded by the coding sequence ATGACCGCCAGGGACCGCCGCCGCCACTTCGAGTCGCAGGTCGGGTTCCCCCTCGACCCGTTCCAGGTCCAGGCGCTCGACGCCGTCGACGCCGGACGCTCCGTGCTCGTCGCCGCTCCGACCGGGTCGGGCAAGACGGTGGTGGGGGAGTACGCCGTCGACGTGGCCCTCGACGAGGGGCGTCGGGTCTTCTACACGACGCCGATCAAGGCGCTGTCCAACCAGAAGTACAACGACCTCGTCGCCCGGCTCGGCGCCGATCGGGTCGGGCTCCTCACCGGCGACAACTCGATCAACGGGTCCGCGCCGGTCGTCGTGATGACGACCGAGGTGCTCCGCAACATGATCTACGCCCGGTCGAGCGCCCTCGACCTGCTCCGGTGGGTGGTGCTCGACGAGGTCCACTACCTGCAGGACGAGTACCGGGGCCCGGTGTGGGAGGAGGTCATCATCCACGCGCCGGCCGACGTCCGTCTCGTCTGCCTCTCCGCCACGGTGTCCAACGCGCCCGAGCTCGCCGAGTGGATCGAGACCGTCCGCGGCCCCACGGACGTCGTGGTCGAGACCACCCGACCGGTCGAGCTGGTCAACCACTTCCTGGTGGGTGACCGCCAGAGCGACCGGATGCACATGATCGACATGCTCCCCGGCGGGCGGCCCAACCCGGAGGGACGGCGCTTCGACGCCGACCTCGGGCGCGGCCCGCGGGGGAGCAAGGGTCGCGGCCGGCGGCGCTGGTACACGCCGCGACGGGTCGAGGTGATCGAGATGCTCGCCGAGCGCAACCTCCTGCCCGCCATCACGTTCATCTTCAGCCGGGCGGCGTGCGACGACGCCGTGAAGGCCGTGCTCGACAGCGGCATGCGCCTCACGACCGCCGAGGAGCGCGAGCGCATCCGTGAGATCGTCGACGAGCACCTGGCCTCGATGGACGACGCCGACCTCGCCCTGCTCGGCTACGACCGCTGGCTCGCGGGTCTCGAGGCCGGGGTCGCCGCCCACCACGCCGGGATGGTCCCCCCGTTCAAGGAGGCGGTCGAGGCGATCTTCGTCGAGGGTCTCGCCAAGGCGATCTTCGCCACCGAGACCCTCGCCCTCGGCATCAACATGCCCGCCCGCAGCGTCGTCATCGAGAAGCTCACCAAGTTCGGCGGCGAGCGCCACGAGATGCTGACGCCGGGCCAGTACACCCAGCTCACCGGGCGAGCGGGTCGCCGGGGGATCGACCGCATCGGTCACGCGATCGTGCTCTGGTCGCCGTTCGTCACCTTCGACGAGGTCGCCGGTCTGGCCTCGAGCCGCAGCTTCGAGCTGACCTCCGCGTTCCGACCCACCTACAACATGGCCGCCAACCTGGTGCGCCGCTACGACGCCGACCAGGCCGTCGAGCTGCTCGAGCAGTCGTTCGCCCAGTTCCGCGCCGATCGCCACGTCGTCCGGCTCGGCCGTCGGATCGAGCAGCGGCGCGAGGCACTGGCGGACGCTGCGGCGACGGCGACCTGCGAGCTCGGGGACGTGGGGGAGTACCGCGAGCTCCAACGACAGGCGCAGAGCGTCCGGTCCGGCCCTGACGGCGGCGAGCGGGCACGAGCGCTCGCCGCGCTCCGTCCCGGCGAGGTGATCGACGTCGAGCGGGGCAGCGCCGCGGGGCCGGCGGTCGTCATCTCGGTGTCGGAACGGCGGGGCGGGGCGGTCAAGGTGCGCGCGCTCGGCGGGCCGCGGCACGTCCTCAGCCTCGGCCCCGATGACGTCAGCGGCTTCCCGCAGGTCCTCGGGCGCATCGAGCTGCCGACCCCGTTCGCCCCCAACAACCGCGCGTTCCTCACCGAGGTGCGGCGCCGACTGCGCGACGCCGACCTCGCACCGGCGGCCCGGCGTCGCAACCGGCGACGCGGGGGCGAGCGGATCGGTCACCCCGTCGAGGGCTGCCCGGACCTCGAGGTGCACCTGAGGGCCCAGCGTCAGGTCGAGCGGCTCGAGCGAGAGCTGCGCGACCTCGAGCGGGTGCGCCGGTCGCGCACCGCCAGCCTGAGCGCCACGTTCGAGCGGATCCTCGAGCTGCTCGAGGACTGGGACCACCTCGCCGGGTGGGAGCTCACCGAGGCCGGGCAGGTCCTGGCGCGGATCTACCACGAGTCCGACCTCCTCGTCGCCGAGTCGATCCGCCAGGGCGAGCTCGACGGGCTCGACCCGCCGACGCTCGCGGGCGTCGTCGCCACGTTCACCTACGAGCACCGCAGCGCCCAGCCGCCCCCCGAGCCGTGGTTCCCTCCCGGACCGATGGCCGAGCGGATCGACCGCATCGACGCCATCGCCCGCTCGCTGAACCGCGACGAGATGGCGTCGGGGCTCCCGCTCACCCGCCGGCCCGACCCCGGCTTCTCCGCCCTGGCCCACGCGTGGGCCTCCGGCGACGAGCTCGACGACGTGCTCTCCGAGGAGACGGTCTCGGGTGGCGACTTCGTGCGCAACGTCAAGCAGCTCATCGACCTGCTGCGCCAGATCGGCTCGGTCGCGCCGCTGGCGAGCACCGCCGCCGCCGCTCGCGCCGCATCCGATGCCCTCCTGCGCGGCGTCGTGGTCGCCTCCTCGGCGGTGGGGACGGGCGCCGACGACGACGAACCGGTCGAGGACCTCGAGGAACCGGACCCCGGTGCCGATCCGCAAGGGTGA
- the tatC gene encoding twin-arginine translocase subunit TatC, with amino-acid sequence MKLGRRGDGTARDPEAHMTLIEHLAELRSRIITSVLAVTAGAVVAFWQYEPIIDWLSGPYCEIRPDAECVFLQTDPLESFGVRITVAVYTGLALAMPIVLFQVWRFITPGLHPREKRYAVPFVTAGVVLFVLGAGLAFWTVPKALDFLVSIGGDQFEQFFSGSAYLSFLVKMMVGFGIGFEFPILLVFLQIAGILSPDQLAGIRRYAIVGIVTLVAVITPSGDPISLAILSVPMYLFFEASIVIGRLLRR; translated from the coding sequence GTGAAGCTCGGACGACGCGGCGACGGGACCGCACGCGATCCCGAGGCCCACATGACCCTGATCGAGCACCTGGCGGAGCTGCGGTCGCGCATCATCACGTCGGTGCTCGCCGTCACCGCCGGTGCGGTCGTCGCCTTCTGGCAGTACGAGCCGATCATCGACTGGCTGAGCGGCCCCTACTGCGAGATCCGACCCGACGCCGAGTGCGTCTTCCTCCAGACCGACCCGCTCGAGAGCTTCGGCGTGCGCATCACCGTCGCCGTGTACACCGGGCTCGCCCTCGCCATGCCGATCGTGCTGTTCCAGGTCTGGCGGTTCATCACCCCGGGCCTCCACCCGCGCGAGAAGCGCTACGCCGTCCCCTTCGTCACCGCGGGCGTGGTCCTGTTCGTGCTGGGTGCCGGGCTGGCGTTCTGGACGGTCCCGAAGGCCCTCGACTTCCTCGTCAGCATCGGTGGCGACCAGTTCGAGCAGTTCTTCTCCGGTTCCGCCTACCTGAGCTTCCTCGTGAAGATGATGGTGGGCTTCGGCATCGGCTTCGAGTTCCCGATCCTGCTCGTGTTCCTCCAGATCGCCGGGATCCTCTCGCCCGACCAGCTCGCCGGCATCCGCCGCTACGCGATCGTCGGGATCGTCACGCTCGTCGCGGTCATCACCCCGAGCGGCGACCCGATCAGCCTCGCGATCCTCTCGGTGCCGATGTACCTGTTCTTCGAGGCCTCCATCGTCATCGGTCGGCTCCTGCGGCGATGA
- the tatB gene encoding Sec-independent protein translocase protein TatB — protein MFNVGGGEVLVILLVALVVLGPDKLPGAVRKVGQVVSEVRKISAGFQAEMRTAMLDEDASRRIGGGDPPPPTTERPDDDPWSRLDTDRPE, from the coding sequence ATGTTCAACGTCGGTGGTGGAGAGGTGCTCGTCATCCTCCTCGTGGCCCTCGTGGTCCTCGGCCCCGACAAGCTGCCCGGGGCCGTGCGCAAGGTCGGCCAGGTCGTCAGCGAGGTCCGCAAGATCTCGGCCGGGTTCCAGGCCGAGATGCGCACGGCGATGCTCGACGAGGACGCGAGCCGACGCATCGGTGGCGGAGATCCGCCACCGCCGACCACCGAGCGGCCCGACGACGACCCCTGGTCGCGGCTCGACACGGACCGTCCGGAGTGA
- a CDS encoding glycerophosphodiester phosphodiesterase: protein MPTRLPSLRTPPIGFAHRGARAHAPENTLEAFRLARRLGATGLESDVWLTADGEAVLDHDGMFGSLLRFRRRTRILDVRRAELPSHIPTLAELYEACGSDLEVSLDVKDPAAVPRVLEVARAAGDVALGRLWLCHDDLDLLSSWRALDGRVRLVDSTRLARIKEGPERRAATLAARDIDAINMHHADWTGGLTTLFHRFDRYAFAWDAQFERVIRDVVAMGIDGVFSDHVDVLMESIDAATA from the coding sequence GTGCCGACCCGACTGCCCTCGCTCCGCACCCCGCCCATCGGCTTCGCCCACCGCGGCGCACGTGCCCACGCGCCCGAGAACACGCTGGAGGCGTTCCGCCTCGCCCGACGGCTCGGCGCCACCGGGCTCGAGAGCGACGTGTGGCTCACCGCCGACGGCGAGGCGGTGCTCGACCACGACGGCATGTTCGGCTCGCTCCTGCGCTTCCGGCGGCGGACCCGGATCCTGGACGTCCGCCGGGCGGAGCTGCCGTCCCACATCCCCACGCTGGCCGAGCTGTACGAGGCCTGCGGCTCCGACCTCGAGGTCTCCCTCGACGTGAAGGACCCAGCCGCGGTGCCCCGCGTCCTCGAGGTCGCCCGCGCCGCCGGCGACGTCGCGCTCGGGCGGCTGTGGCTCTGCCACGACGACCTGGACCTGCTCTCGTCGTGGCGTGCGCTCGACGGGCGCGTCCGCCTCGTCGACTCCACCCGCCTCGCCCGCATCAAGGAAGGCCCCGAGCGGCGCGCCGCCACGCTCGCCGCGCGCGACATCGACGCCATCAACATGCACCACGCCGACTGGACGGGTGGCCTGACGACGCTCTTCCACCGCTTTGACCGCTACGCGTTCGCCTGGGACGCCCAGTTCGAACGGGTGATCCGCGACGTCGTGGCGATGGGCATCGACGGCGTGTTCAGCGACCACGTCGACGTGCTGATGGAGAGCATCGACGCCGCGACGGCCTGA